Proteins encoded together in one Lysobacterales bacterium window:
- the ftsB gene encoding cell division protein FtsB → MLGLIVLLIGLQAKLWFGQGGRPEVQHLQERVATQRRENAELRKRKEALAAEVEDLKSGTEAIEERARSELGMIKPGEVFYQVVEPEAPAKESE, encoded by the coding sequence ATGCTCGGGTTGATCGTGTTGCTGATCGGCCTGCAGGCCAAGCTGTGGTTCGGGCAGGGTGGGCGGCCCGAGGTGCAGCATCTGCAGGAGCGTGTCGCCACCCAGCGGCGCGAAAATGCCGAGCTGCGCAAACGCAAAGAAGCGCTGGCGGCGGAAGTGGAGGATCTGAAGTCCGGCACCGAAGCGATCGAAGAGCGCGCGCGCAGCGAGCTCGGCATGATCAAGCCGGGTGAGGTGTTCTACCAGGTGGTGGAGCCGGAAGCACCGGCCAAGGAGAGCGAATGA
- the dnaX gene encoding DNA polymerase III subunit gamma/tau, with the protein MSYQVLARKWRPKRFAELVGQEHVVRALSHALDSGRIHHAFLFTGTRGVGKTTIARIFAKSLNCERGTSAEPCGVCSICSDVDAGRFFDLLEIDAASNTGVDDVRELIENAQYLPARGRYKVYLIDEVHMLSKSAFNALLKTLEEPPGHAKFLLATTDPQKLPVTVLSRCLQFNLKRLTIEQIVFQVDRILAAEQIEHDPESVREIARGGNGSLRDALSLLDQAIAFGGGKLVASEVRTMLGTIDRGAVTDFLDAIVRDDAAALAALIQQAAEFQPDYATVLDAFAEAMHAIQVEQLIPGAASDAAWPVAGFAQRLAPETVQLFYQLAITGRRDLALAPSPRIGFEMTLMRMLAFQPAPAAGDAPVRSTSAPRTMSAPSQSPSQTGPERSPVASAAAMVSMQLGEAVAAPRAAASMAMPAAAAQPAPAPAATPAQRFDPAAWMDFVDHSELRGPAREFAANLGFLGDDGENIRVSLPASHEHLRNEFALRKLQDALAVGTGRGARIQVEIAAVMGDTAASRAARDQSERDAAAEAAIAADPFVQRAIREFGARILPDSTKPLD; encoded by the coding sequence ATGTCGTATCAGGTCCTTGCTCGCAAATGGCGCCCGAAGCGCTTCGCCGAACTGGTCGGGCAGGAGCATGTGGTGCGCGCGCTCAGCCACGCGCTCGACAGCGGTCGCATCCACCACGCCTTCCTGTTCACCGGCACCCGCGGTGTCGGCAAGACCACGATCGCGCGCATCTTCGCGAAATCGCTGAACTGCGAACGCGGCACATCGGCTGAACCTTGTGGCGTGTGCTCGATCTGCAGTGACGTCGATGCCGGGCGCTTCTTCGACCTGCTCGAGATCGACGCCGCCAGCAACACCGGTGTCGATGACGTGCGCGAGTTGATCGAAAACGCGCAGTACCTGCCGGCGCGCGGCCGCTACAAGGTCTATCTGATCGACGAAGTGCACATGCTGTCCAAGAGCGCCTTCAACGCGCTGCTGAAGACGCTCGAAGAGCCGCCGGGTCACGCCAAGTTCCTGCTCGCGACCACCGATCCGCAGAAGCTGCCGGTCACCGTGCTGTCGCGTTGCCTGCAGTTCAACCTGAAGCGACTGACGATCGAGCAGATCGTGTTCCAGGTCGACCGCATCCTCGCCGCCGAGCAGATCGAGCACGATCCCGAGTCGGTGCGCGAGATCGCGCGCGGCGGCAATGGCAGCCTGCGCGATGCACTGAGCCTGCTCGACCAGGCGATCGCGTTCGGCGGCGGCAAGCTGGTTGCGTCCGAAGTGCGCACCATGCTCGGCACCATCGACCGCGGCGCGGTCACCGACTTCCTCGATGCGATCGTGCGCGACGATGCCGCCGCGCTCGCCGCGCTGATCCAGCAGGCCGCCGAATTCCAGCCCGACTACGCGACCGTGCTCGACGCCTTCGCCGAAGCGATGCACGCGATCCAGGTCGAGCAGTTGATTCCGGGCGCGGCCAGCGATGCCGCCTGGCCGGTCGCCGGGTTCGCCCAACGTCTGGCGCCGGAAACCGTGCAGCTGTTCTATCAGCTGGCGATCACCGGACGCCGTGATCTGGCACTGGCACCTAGCCCGCGCATCGGCTTCGAGATGACGCTGATGCGCATGCTCGCGTTCCAGCCGGCGCCGGCTGCCGGTGATGCACCGGTCCGCAGTACCAGCGCTCCGCGAACGATGTCTGCTCCTTCGCAGTCGCCTTCCCAGACGGGGCCGGAGCGTAGCCCGGTCGCGAGTGCCGCGGCGATGGTGTCGATGCAACTCGGCGAAGCGGTCGCCGCGCCCCGAGCAGCGGCGTCGATGGCGATGCCTGCGGCCGCGGCGCAACCGGCGCCCGCGCCGGCTGCGACGCCGGCGCAGCGCTTCGATCCGGCGGCGTGGATGGATTTCGTCGACCACTCCGAGTTGCGCGGACCTGCGCGTGAATTCGCAGCCAACCTCGGCTTTCTCGGCGACGATGGCGAGAACATCCGCGTATCGCTTCCCGCCAGCCACGAGCACCTGCGCAATGAGTTCGCGTTGCGCAAGCTGCAAGATGCGCTCGCGGTCGGCACCGGCCGCGGCGCGCGTATCCAGGTCGAGATCGCCGCCGTGATGGGCGACACCGCTGCGTCCCGCGCGGCGCGCGACCAGAGCGAACGCGATGCCGCCGCCGAGGCCGCAATTGCCGCTGACCCCTTTGTGCAGCGCGCGATCCGCGAGTTCGGCGCGCGCATCCTCCCCGATTCCACCAAACCTCTCGACTAA
- the ispF gene encoding 2-C-methyl-D-erythritol 2,4-cyclodiphosphate synthase — MSHRIGHGYDVHAFRDGDHVMLGGVRIAHERGIDAHSDGDVVLHALCDALLGALALGDIGQHFPPSDARWKDCDSRVFVRHCATLLAERGWHVSNSDITVLAEAPKIGPHREAMRAAIAQELGIEIERISVKATTTEKLGYIGRREGLAAEAVVLIDRILR, encoded by the coding sequence ATGAGCCACCGCATCGGCCACGGCTACGACGTCCACGCATTCCGCGATGGTGACCATGTGATGCTCGGTGGCGTGCGCATCGCGCATGAGCGCGGCATCGACGCCCACTCCGATGGCGACGTGGTCCTGCACGCGCTCTGCGATGCCTTGCTGGGGGCGCTCGCGCTCGGCGATATCGGCCAGCATTTTCCGCCCTCCGACGCGCGCTGGAAGGATTGCGACAGCCGCGTGTTCGTGCGCCATTGCGCGACCTTGCTGGCCGAGCGCGGCTGGCACGTCAGCAATTCCGACATCACCGTGCTTGCCGAGGCGCCGAAGATCGGCCCGCACCGCGAGGCCATGCGCGCCGCGATTGCACAGGAACTCGGCATCGAGATCGAGCGCATCTCGGTCAAGGCCACGACCACCGAGAAGCTCGGCTACATCGGCCGCCGCGAGGGCCTGGCCGCGGAAGCCGTGGTGTTGATCGACCGGATCCTGCGATGA
- the truD gene encoding tRNA pseudouridine(13) synthase TruD, protein MIELPFAHGGAPLRGRLRAEIEDFFVEEQLGFEASGSGEHWLVHVEKRGANTGFVAKQLASFAGVTERDVGYAGMKDRHAVTRQSFSVLAKKGRDTDWTQCAIEGVSVLSAQRHARKIQRGALRGNAFVIRLREVDGDRDLAAQRIVAITAMGVPNYFGEQRFGRGGGNVDKALAMFAGKRVERAERSILLSAARSEIFNAVLAARVSDGSWQRALDGDVFQLDGRSAIFGPEPLTDELRDRVARGDIHATGPMFGRGELRSTLAVHALESSLFAQFPELCAGLAAAGLDQERRALRLPARDFRCDWDGDTLIARFTLPAGAYATTVLRELVDWNPAS, encoded by the coding sequence ATGATCGAGTTGCCGTTCGCCCACGGCGGCGCTCCGCTGCGCGGTCGCCTGCGAGCCGAGATCGAGGACTTCTTCGTCGAGGAGCAACTCGGCTTCGAGGCCAGCGGCAGCGGCGAGCACTGGCTCGTGCATGTCGAGAAGCGTGGCGCGAATACCGGCTTCGTTGCCAAACAGCTCGCGAGCTTCGCCGGCGTGACCGAGCGCGACGTCGGTTATGCCGGCATGAAGGACCGTCACGCGGTCACGCGGCAGTCGTTCTCGGTGCTGGCGAAGAAGGGGCGGGACACCGACTGGACGCAGTGTGCGATCGAAGGCGTGAGCGTGCTCTCGGCACAGCGGCATGCCCGCAAGATCCAGCGCGGGGCGTTGCGCGGCAACGCCTTCGTGATCCGCCTGCGTGAGGTCGACGGTGACCGCGATCTTGCGGCCCAGCGCATCGTCGCGATCACGGCCATGGGCGTGCCCAACTACTTCGGCGAGCAACGCTTCGGACGCGGTGGCGGCAACGTCGACAAGGCGCTGGCGATGTTTGCCGGAAAACGTGTCGAACGCGCCGAGCGCTCGATTCTGCTCAGCGCCGCGCGTTCCGAAATCTTCAACGCGGTACTCGCCGCACGGGTCAGTGACGGCAGCTGGCAGCGTGCGCTGGACGGCGATGTGTTCCAACTCGACGGCCGTTCCGCGATCTTTGGCCCCGAACCACTTACTGACGAACTGCGCGACCGTGTCGCGCGCGGCGACATTCATGCCACCGGCCCGATGTTCGGCCGCGGCGAATTGCGCAGCACGCTGGCCGTGCATGCGCTGGAGTCCTCACTGTTCGCGCAGTTCCCGGAGCTCTGCGCCGGCCTCGCCGCCGCCGGCCTCGACCAGGAACGTCGCGCCTTGCGCCTGCCCGCACGCGACTTCCGCTGCGACTGGGATGGCGACACCTTGATCGCACGCTTCACCTTGCCCGCCGGCGCCTACGCGACCACCGTGCTGCGCGAACTCGTGGACTGGAACCCGGCGAGCTGA
- the recR gene encoding recombination protein RecR, with protein MATASPLLDALIEALRVLPGVGAKSAQRMAFHLLERDRPGAQKLAHQLALAAEKIGHCKRCRTFSEGELCPVCSSPARDAALLCVVESPTDQLAIEQATGYRGRYFVMLGRLSPLDGLGPEELGLDLLARRLAEGEVRELIVATNPTVEGEATAHYLAQLAKHAGVRASRLAHGVPLGSELEFIDRGTLAHAFGGRLELT; from the coding sequence ATGGCGACCGCTTCGCCACTGCTCGATGCCCTGATCGAGGCCTTGCGCGTGCTGCCCGGCGTGGGCGCGAAGTCGGCGCAGCGCATGGCCTTCCACTTGCTCGAACGCGATCGTCCGGGTGCGCAGAAGCTGGCGCACCAACTTGCGCTTGCCGCCGAGAAGATCGGTCACTGCAAGCGCTGCCGCACATTCAGCGAGGGCGAGCTGTGCCCGGTGTGCAGCAGCCCGGCGCGCGACGCGGCACTGTTGTGTGTGGTCGAGTCACCGACCGATCAGCTCGCGATCGAACAGGCGACCGGATATCGCGGACGCTACTTCGTGATGCTCGGCCGACTCTCGCCACTGGATGGGCTCGGCCCCGAGGAGCTTGGGTTGGACCTGCTGGCACGGCGGCTGGCGGAGGGGGAAGTGCGGGAGCTGATCGTCGCCACCAATCCGACCGTGGAAGGCGAGGCCACCGCGCATTACCTGGCGCAGTTGGCGAAACACGCCGGCGTGCGCGCGAGCCGGCTGGCGCATGGCGTGCCGCTGGGTTCGGAACTGGAGTTCATCGACCGTGGCACGCTTGCGCATGCCTTTGGCGGTCGCCTCGAATTGACCTGA
- a CDS encoding N-acetylmuramoyl-L-alanine amidase, protein MGMLRGLLLSLPLLAVLPAQAMEFVAPDASSARDVVEYDTSADRAALKAHFAEAYARYPRLPQGLLEALAWSQSRWQHLAPAKRADAHQHQPRAFGVMGLYRGEGFANQVEAGAALIGVPGDLVASDARHNILAAAALLDREASSLPSKAAPSDYAEVLQRYASFGGEAKSRIQQFARASFAYDVLLALDRGVNEDGAAVPERAIEWEKAFDVDTLSKLGAPFVRLDASKDRIETDGYLLDPRDETLHSTAPSPKSTDYAPALWVASPYHSARSVAKPTAVAIHITQGSYAGTISWFQSNPYSVSAHFVIRSSDGQLTQMVREYRVANHVKSHNDYTLGIEHEGYVSNSAWYTSAMYNASSALTRHFCAVWSIDCRTAYSGPSGSTINVLSTAVKIKGHQHFSNNTHTDPGIHWDWARYYNLLNPAQTVVLDNFEAGEGHFTTSPTYSGSTTGISTASTADRYCTFAQSGACSERVLLVDNSASTASWAVRFLSGAGSPGANTALARAGGKVGFWIYTGGTGMSAALGVDDSDGTERSIAKAIPANTWTWLEWRLDDAAQWDAWAGGNGTISAASVTLDAIWLYRAQTSYNVNVYIDDVSHSTGL, encoded by the coding sequence ATGGGGATGCTTCGCGGACTGTTGTTGTCCTTGCCTTTGCTCGCCGTGTTGCCGGCGCAGGCGATGGAGTTCGTTGCGCCTGACGCGTCTTCGGCGCGCGATGTTGTCGAATACGACACCAGCGCGGATCGCGCCGCGCTGAAGGCCCACTTCGCCGAAGCCTACGCCCGCTATCCACGACTGCCGCAGGGGTTGCTCGAAGCCCTGGCCTGGTCGCAGAGTCGTTGGCAACACCTGGCGCCGGCCAAGCGTGCCGACGCCCACCAACATCAACCCCGTGCGTTCGGAGTGATGGGTCTGTATCGCGGCGAAGGCTTCGCGAACCAGGTCGAAGCGGGTGCAGCTCTGATCGGAGTACCCGGCGATCTGGTGGCGAGCGATGCCCGCCACAACATCCTCGCTGCCGCCGCCCTGCTCGATCGAGAAGCCTCGTCACTGCCGTCGAAGGCAGCGCCCAGCGATTACGCCGAGGTGTTGCAGCGTTACGCGAGTTTCGGCGGCGAGGCCAAGAGCCGCATCCAGCAATTTGCACGTGCCAGCTTCGCCTACGACGTGCTTCTTGCGCTTGACCGTGGCGTGAACGAAGACGGCGCCGCGGTACCCGAGCGCGCGATCGAATGGGAGAAGGCGTTCGACGTCGACACGCTGTCCAAGCTCGGCGCGCCGTTCGTGCGCCTCGACGCCAGCAAGGATCGCATCGAAACCGATGGCTACCTGCTCGATCCGCGCGACGAAACCCTGCACTCGACCGCGCCTTCGCCAAAGAGCACCGACTACGCACCTGCACTCTGGGTCGCATCGCCCTACCACTCGGCACGCTCGGTCGCAAAGCCGACGGCGGTGGCGATCCACATCACCCAAGGCAGCTACGCCGGAACGATTTCCTGGTTCCAGAGCAACCCGTACAGTGTCAGCGCACACTTCGTGATCCGCAGTTCCGACGGCCAGCTCACGCAGATGGTGCGCGAGTATCGCGTCGCCAACCACGTCAAGTCGCACAACGACTACACGCTGGGCATCGAACACGAAGGCTACGTATCGAACAGCGCCTGGTACACGAGTGCGATGTACAACGCGTCGAGCGCACTCACGCGTCACTTCTGCGCGGTCTGGAGCATCGACTGCAGGACCGCCTACAGCGGCCCCTCCGGCAGCACCATCAATGTGCTTTCAACCGCAGTTAAGATCAAAGGCCATCAGCATTTTTCCAACAACACCCACACCGACCCGGGCATCCACTGGGACTGGGCGCGCTACTACAACCTGTTGAATCCGGCGCAGACCGTGGTGCTCGACAACTTCGAAGCGGGTGAAGGCCACTTCACCACCAGCCCGACCTACTCGGGCAGCACCACCGGCATCAGCACCGCATCGACCGCCGACCGCTACTGCACGTTCGCGCAAAGCGGCGCGTGCTCGGAACGCGTCCTGTTAGTTGACAACAGCGCGTCGACCGCATCCTGGGCAGTGCGATTCCTGTCCGGCGCCGGCAGCCCCGGCGCGAACACCGCGCTGGCACGCGCCGGCGGCAAGGTCGGCTTCTGGATCTACACCGGCGGCACCGGCATGAGTGCTGCGCTGGGCGTCGATGACAGTGACGGCACCGAGCGCTCCATCGCGAAGGCCATCCCGGCGAACACCTGGACCTGGCTCGAATGGCGCCTCGACGACGCCGCGCAATGGGACGCCTGGGCCGGCGGCAACGGCACGATCAGCGCCGCCAGCGTCACCCTCGACGCGATCTGGCTGTACCGCGCGCAGACCAGCTACAACGTCAACGTCTACATCGACGACGTCAGCCACAGCACCGGCTTGTGA
- the eno gene encoding phosphopyruvate hydratase: MKIRHVHAREILDSRGNPTLEAEVTLESGAMGRAAVPSGASTGSREAVELRDGDRTRYLGKGVRKAVANVNGVIGAAVVGRDGSDQRGLDDVLIALDGSDNKGRLGANALLAVSMANAHAVAAAKGLPLWHHLAGDREALLPVPMMNIINGGAHADNNVDLQEFMVMPAGIGSFSEALRCGTEIFHALKSVLKARGLATAVGDEGGFAPDLRSNEEAIETILEAVAKAGYKAGEDVWLALDAAASEFYKDDGRYHLTGEGKKLSSEQMVEFYAAWCAKYPIVSIEDGMAEGDWDGWKLQTERLGKSVQLVGDDLFVTNPKILREGIDKGIGNAILIKVNQIGTLSETLDAIALAHANRYAAIISHRSGETEDTTIADLSVATTATQIKTGSLCRSDRVAKYNQLLRIEEVLGAKARYAGRAAFISLPAFQ; the protein is encoded by the coding sequence ATGAAGATCCGTCATGTGCATGCGCGCGAAATTCTTGATTCGCGCGGCAACCCCACCCTTGAAGCCGAAGTGACGCTGGAATCCGGAGCGATGGGCCGCGCCGCAGTGCCGAGCGGTGCCTCGACCGGATCGCGCGAGGCGGTGGAACTGCGCGACGGCGACAGGACGCGCTACCTCGGCAAGGGTGTGCGCAAGGCGGTTGCAAACGTGAACGGCGTCATCGGCGCCGCAGTTGTCGGTCGAGATGGCAGCGACCAGCGCGGGCTCGACGATGTGTTGATCGCGCTCGACGGCAGCGACAACAAGGGACGGCTCGGTGCCAATGCGCTGCTCGCGGTGTCGATGGCGAATGCGCACGCGGTCGCCGCGGCCAAGGGTCTGCCGCTGTGGCATCACCTCGCCGGTGATCGCGAAGCGCTGTTGCCGGTGCCGATGATGAACATCATCAACGGCGGTGCGCATGCCGACAACAACGTCGATCTGCAGGAGTTCATGGTCATGCCCGCCGGCATCGGCAGTTTCTCGGAGGCGCTGCGCTGCGGCACCGAGATCTTCCATGCACTGAAGTCGGTGCTGAAGGCACGCGGTCTCGCCACTGCCGTCGGTGACGAAGGCGGCTTCGCACCCGACCTGCGCTCGAATGAAGAAGCGATCGAGACCATCCTGGAAGCAGTGGCCAAGGCCGGCTACAAGGCCGGCGAAGACGTGTGGCTGGCGCTCGATGCCGCCGCGTCCGAGTTCTACAAGGACGACGGCAGGTACCACCTCACCGGCGAGGGCAAGAAGCTGAGCTCGGAGCAGATGGTCGAGTTCTATGCCGCGTGGTGCGCGAAGTACCCGATCGTGTCGATCGAGGACGGCATGGCCGAGGGTGACTGGGACGGCTGGAAGCTGCAGACCGAGCGTCTCGGCAAGAGCGTGCAACTGGTCGGCGACGATCTGTTCGTGACCAACCCGAAGATCTTGCGCGAGGGCATCGACAAGGGCATCGGCAATGCCATCCTGATCAAGGTCAACCAGATCGGAACGCTCAGCGAGACGCTCGACGCGATTGCGCTGGCGCACGCCAACCGCTACGCCGCGATCATCTCGCACCGCTCCGGCGAGACCGAGGACACCACCATCGCCGATCTGTCGGTCGCGACCACCGCCACCCAGATCAAGACCGGTTCGCTGTGCCGCAGTGACCGTGTCGCCAAGTACAACCAGCTGCTGCGCATCGAGGAAGTGCTCGGCGCGAAGGCGCGCTACGCCGGTCGTGCCGCCTTCATCAGCCTGCCGGCATTCCAGTAA
- a CDS encoding 2-C-methyl-D-erythritol 4-phosphate cytidylyltransferase → MIWCVVPAAGSGQRFGSALPKQYAPLVSEPMIVRTLDRLAAHPRVAGLMVALAKDDPHWPGIEELEGKPVRTCIGGEERAQSVLAALDALAGTVADSDWVLVHDAARPCIRHGDIDALIEQGTRHDDGAILAAPMRDTVKRGAAGGRIEASVPRSELWRALTPQLFRFGRLRSALRAALAEGNGEVAITDEASAIERSGGRPLLVVGADDNIKVTTLHDLALAEFILTSPA, encoded by the coding sequence ATGATCTGGTGTGTGGTGCCCGCCGCGGGAAGCGGACAGCGCTTTGGTTCGGCCCTGCCGAAGCAGTATGCGCCGCTGGTCTCGGAGCCAATGATCGTGCGCACGCTCGATCGACTGGCCGCGCACCCGCGCGTCGCTGGTTTGATGGTGGCGCTGGCCAAGGATGATCCACACTGGCCCGGCATCGAGGAACTCGAGGGCAAGCCGGTGCGCACCTGCATCGGCGGCGAAGAGCGCGCGCAGTCGGTGCTCGCAGCACTCGACGCGCTCGCCGGCACCGTGGCCGATTCCGATTGGGTACTGGTACACGACGCCGCGCGTCCGTGCATCCGCCATGGCGATATCGACGCGCTGATCGAACAGGGCACGCGCCACGACGACGGTGCCATCCTCGCCGCGCCAATGCGCGACACGGTGAAGCGCGGCGCCGCTGGTGGCCGCATCGAAGCCAGCGTGCCGCGCAGCGAGCTGTGGCGCGCGCTGACGCCGCAGCTGTTTCGCTTCGGGCGGCTGCGCAGCGCTTTGCGCGCGGCCCTCGCCGAAGGCAATGGTGAGGTCGCGATCACCGACGAGGCATCGGCGATCGAGCGCAGCGGCGGCCGACCACTGTTGGTGGTCGGTGCCGACGACAACATCAAGGTGACGACGCTGCACGACCTGGCGCTCGCCGAATTCATCCTGACTTCGCCGGCATGA
- a CDS encoding YbaB/EbfC family nucleoid-associated protein, with the protein MRGPLGNIMQQAQKMQENMKRAQEELANVEVTGSAGGGMVSVTMNGRHEARRVKIDKALIGDDIEMLEDLIVAATNDAVNKVGEAAAARMAQVTGGMNLPPGFKLPF; encoded by the coding sequence ATGCGCGGTCCACTCGGCAACATCATGCAGCAAGCGCAGAAGATGCAGGAAAACATGAAGCGCGCGCAGGAGGAGCTTGCGAACGTGGAGGTCACCGGCAGCGCCGGCGGGGGCATGGTCAGCGTGACCATGAACGGTCGCCATGAAGCACGCCGCGTCAAGATCGACAAGGCGCTGATCGGCGACGACATCGAGATGCTCGAAGACCTGATCGTTGCCGCCACCAACGACGCCGTGAACAAGGTCGGCGAAGCCGCCGCGGCGCGCATGGCCCAGGTCACCGGGGGCATGAACCTGCCGCCGGGATTCAAGCTGCCGTTCTGA
- a CDS encoding histidine triad nucleotide-binding protein, translating into MSDTLFSKIIRREIPAAIVYEDEEVLAFRDIQPQAPVHVLFVPKRAVPTLNDLGPDDGVLVGKLLLAAAAYAKREGFAERGYRTVFNCNADGGQSVYHIHLHLLAGRQLTWPPG; encoded by the coding sequence ATGTCCGACACCCTGTTCAGCAAGATCATCCGCCGCGAGATTCCGGCCGCCATCGTCTACGAAGACGAGGAGGTTCTCGCGTTTCGCGACATCCAGCCGCAGGCGCCGGTGCACGTACTGTTCGTGCCCAAGCGTGCAGTGCCGACGCTGAACGACCTCGGGCCCGACGATGGCGTGCTGGTCGGGAAGCTGTTGCTCGCTGCCGCAGCCTACGCCAAGCGCGAAGGCTTCGCCGAGCGCGGCTACCGCACCGTATTCAACTGCAACGCCGATGGCGGGCAGAGCGTCTATCACATCCACCTGCATCTTCTCGCTGGCCGCCAACTGACCTGGCCGCCGGGCTGA
- a CDS encoding YafY family transcriptional regulator, which produces MDRYERTLKLHRMLKTSRYPVALSRLYDELECSRATLYRDIAFLRDALGAPIESDRDQAAIFYAGADAETFELPGLWLSSAELESLLAMHQLIARSGGEVLSGALAPLKARIDKLLSDQSQGKRWPLERIRVTRALSRVIDEIVFRRVASSVLERRKLKFGYRARSTNAVTERLVSPQRLTHYRENWYLDAFDHEREALRSFALDRVRDAAVLDARADDVQETELDTHLASSYGIFSGAPKAWATIRFSPKASRWVADERWHSKQEGRFLDDGRYELRVPYSNARELLMDVLRYGPDAEIVAPIPLREEARIQLQLALSNYDPGPG; this is translated from the coding sequence ATGGACCGCTACGAACGCACGCTCAAGCTGCATCGCATGCTCAAGACCTCGCGTTATCCGGTCGCACTGAGCCGGCTCTACGACGAACTCGAGTGCTCGCGCGCCACGCTCTACCGCGACATCGCCTTCCTGCGCGACGCCCTCGGCGCGCCGATCGAATCGGACCGCGACCAGGCGGCAATCTTCTATGCCGGCGCTGATGCCGAGACCTTCGAGTTGCCGGGACTGTGGTTGTCGAGCGCCGAACTCGAGTCGCTGCTGGCGATGCACCAGCTGATCGCGCGCAGCGGTGGCGAGGTGTTGTCGGGAGCGCTGGCGCCGCTCAAGGCGCGCATCGACAAGCTGCTGTCCGACCAGTCGCAGGGCAAGCGCTGGCCGCTCGAACGCATCCGCGTCACGCGTGCGCTGTCGCGCGTGATCGACGAGATCGTGTTTCGTCGTGTCGCCAGCAGCGTGCTCGAACGACGCAAGCTGAAGTTCGGCTACCGCGCTCGTTCGACCAATGCGGTGACCGAACGCCTGGTCTCGCCACAGCGACTCACGCATTACCGCGAGAACTGGTATCTCGACGCCTTCGATCACGAACGCGAGGCTCTGCGCAGTTTCGCGCTCGACCGCGTGCGCGATGCTGCGGTGCTGGATGCGCGCGCCGACGATGTCCAGGAAACCGAGCTCGACACCCACCTGGCCTCGAGCTATGGCATCTTCTCGGGCGCACCCAAGGCCTGGGCGACGATCCGCTTCTCGCCCAAGGCTTCGCGCTGGGTCGCCGACGAGCGCTGGCATTCCAAACAGGAAGGTCGTTTCCTTGACGACGGCCGCTACGAGCTGCGCGTGCCGTACTCGAACGCGCGCGAGCTGCTGATGGATGTATTGCGCTATGGCCCGGACGCCGAGATCGTCGCGCCGATTCCCTTGCGCGAGGAAGCGCGGATCCAGTTGCAGTTGGCGTTGTCGAACTACGACCCCGGACCAGGCTGA